The following are from one region of the Methanococcoides methylutens genome:
- a CDS encoding response regulator: MECKKIVVVEDELIVGMMIKLKLEKMGYSVAGFASKGKDAISMVGAIHPDLILMDIRLKGGMDGIETAMRIRDSYKIPIVFITADSSKATRERANLAGPQGYLTKPFMDEDLGNIVHSVFYNSVDGVGEVNVSA, from the coding sequence ATGGAATGTAAAAAAATAGTTGTTGTTGAAGATGAATTGATCGTTGGTATGATGATCAAGTTGAAACTTGAGAAGATGGGTTACTCTGTAGCTGGCTTTGCTTCTAAGGGCAAAGATGCCATTTCCATGGTGGGTGCGATACATCCTGATCTGATACTTATGGATATAAGATTAAAGGGTGGTATGGATGGCATCGAAACAGCGATGAGGATACGTGATTCATATAAAATTCCTATAGTGTTCATTACAGCAGATTCTTCTAAGGCTACTCGTGAACGGGCAAATCTGGCAGGTCCTCAGGGTTACCTCACGAAGCCCTTTATGGATGAAGATCTGGGAAATATTGTTCATTCTGTGTTTTACAACTCCGTGGATGGGGTGGGGGAAGTTAACGTTTCAGCCTGA
- a CDS encoding PAS domain-containing sensor histidine kinase has protein sequence MKIESENMDPLRIKEWFKRSYSVPVTIVLFFVLVLYPSWLYVIDWFQYIMVNGLSSTDLSFIKALSFILLLMSANISYMVLSKNVSLSRTVEKQESELHLLDENFRKFMDDVPNVAIQGFDKHLFVQYWNSASETMYGYSKEEAIGQKMTDLIVPIADASGLFEIINSDRTGQKMERFCETTFLTKSKMSLPVFSSYSTVLLPEDQLGIFSMEIDLTERKLMETELMVSKDLAEASNNAKSEFISNVSHELRTPLNSIIGFSDLLVEGGVGPLNEKQVKYAKNISSSGTHLLGLINNILDLSKAEAGKMELSYEKVYLPQFLLEMSEFMGTSASKRGITISTLISPDVCVLEVDAGKLKQILYNLIGNAIKFSNDGGDISVECRMVQDYVEFEVHDGGIGIKENDLDKLFKPFSQINSSSQKKYDGTGLGLSLVKKFVELHGGHVWVKSEYGTFSIFGFAIPLENFE, from the coding sequence ATGAAAATAGAGTCAGAAAATATGGATCCACTTCGTATAAAAGAGTGGTTCAAACGATCATATTCTGTTCCTGTTACAATTGTCCTGTTTTTTGTATTGGTTCTTTATCCCTCATGGCTTTATGTCATTGATTGGTTCCAGTATATAATGGTAAATGGTCTGTCTTCAACAGATCTCTCCTTTATCAAAGCTCTTTCTTTTATACTACTCCTTATGTCTGCCAATATCTCCTATATGGTATTGAGTAAGAATGTAAGTCTTTCAAGGACTGTTGAAAAGCAGGAATCTGAGCTTCATTTGCTTGATGAGAACTTCCGTAAGTTCATGGATGATGTTCCCAATGTTGCAATTCAGGGATTTGATAAGCATCTCTTTGTTCAGTATTGGAACAGTGCCAGCGAAACAATGTATGGTTATTCTAAGGAAGAAGCGATCGGTCAAAAAATGACCGACCTTATAGTTCCTATTGCCGATGCTAGTGGTCTGTTTGAAATCATTAACTCGGACAGAACCGGTCAAAAAATGGAACGATTTTGTGAAACTACTTTTTTAACAAAGAGTAAAATGAGTCTCCCTGTATTTTCCAGTTACTCAACCGTTCTGTTGCCGGAGGATCAACTGGGTATATTTTCTATGGAGATTGATCTGACTGAAAGGAAATTAATGGAAACTGAGCTTATGGTCTCAAAGGACCTGGCTGAAGCTTCGAACAATGCTAAAAGTGAATTTATATCAAATGTAAGTCATGAGCTCAGGACGCCACTGAATTCGATTATTGGTTTCTCTGATCTTCTTGTCGAGGGGGGTGTTGGGCCACTTAACGAAAAACAGGTAAAATATGCAAAGAATATCTCTTCCAGTGGTACTCATCTGCTGGGTCTTATTAATAACATACTTGATCTTTCAAAAGCTGAAGCCGGTAAAATGGAACTGTCTTATGAAAAAGTATATCTCCCTCAATTTCTCTTAGAAATGTCTGAGTTCATGGGTACGTCGGCCAGTAAAAGGGGGATAACGATCAGTACTTTGATCTCACCTGATGTTTGTGTTCTTGAAGTTGATGCCGGTAAACTCAAGCAGATTCTCTATAATCTGATCGGTAATGCCATCAAATTCTCCAATGATGGTGGGGATATATCTGTAGAGTGCCGTATGGTGCAGGATTATGTGGAGTTTGAAGTTCATGATGGTGGTATTGGGATCAAAGAAAATGATCTTGACAAGTTGTTCAAGCCATTTAGCCAGATTAATTCTTCTTCTCAAAAAAAGTATGATGGGACTGGTTTAGGTCTTTCTCTGGTCAAAAAGTTTGTTGAGCTTCATGGTGGGCATGTATGGGTCAAGAGTGAATATGGTACGTTCAGCATCTTCGGTTTTGCCATTCCGCTTGAAAATTTCGAATAA
- a CDS encoding ATP synthase subunit I: protein MPEIETDQEYEVVEQKSITVTASQFYHDFKDALKKLFIGILGAVALFVLWKLFSFWFFAGLVVSSIPLAWFVIHVTKVPRTLVMSMHVADGEDDADYFALYAIPDHMLERFKRTGSDFYYITTIEGTQVAVCDSLDFEEWTIKTPWFTEFSNLEFFRSKLSFLKLRKMLEEEIRTNSDLRAAFSARVEAGVSERLNVHWDNFDKIMSEPELNSGQGLDSVLEDRYDPKTEQQLSEVENVAV, encoded by the coding sequence ATGCCAGAAATTGAAACTGATCAGGAATATGAGGTCGTGGAACAAAAAAGCATTACTGTGACTGCTTCCCAGTTCTATCATGACTTTAAAGATGCTCTGAAAAAGCTATTTATCGGTATTCTTGGAGCCGTTGCTCTTTTTGTACTCTGGAAACTCTTTTCTTTCTGGTTCTTCGCTGGTCTTGTTGTTTCGTCTATTCCTCTTGCTTGGTTTGTGATCCATGTTACAAAAGTTCCTCGAACTCTTGTCATGAGTATGCATGTAGCTGATGGTGAGGACGATGCTGACTATTTCGCCCTGTATGCTATACCTGATCATATGCTGGAACGGTTCAAGCGTACAGGCTCGGATTTCTACTATATCACAACCATTGAGGGTACTCAAGTAGCTGTGTGTGATTCTCTGGACTTTGAAGAATGGACCATTAAAACTCCCTGGTTCACTGAGTTCTCAAATCTGGAATTCTTCCGATCAAAACTGTCTTTCCTGAAACTTCGGAAAATGCTCGAAGAGGAGATCCGGACAAATTCAGATCTTAGGGCTGCCTTTTCTGCCAGGGTAGAAGCTGGTGTATCTGAACGTCTGAATGTTCATTGGGATAATTTTGATAAGATCATGTCTGAGCCTGAACTTAATTCCGGCCAGGGCCTTGATTCTGTCCTTGAAGATCGATATGATCCTAAAACTGAACAACAACTTTCTGAGGTTGAAAATGTCGCTGTCTGA
- a CDS encoding tyrosine-type recombinase/integrase produces the protein MDYLKEFAIDCDIRGFHKHTTTTYASHLKDFLEIIDDPISIDQSELRAHLAALQKRNYKASTYNSYYAALNTFYDFLIFEKLIRKNPIPEFRKRYLSHVMKISQGEKRQIISVQDMKDLLHQANDLQERALITTLAKTGLRRGELLDLQAKDIDLDKQEIRLKDKAKRSRTVVFMDEELSKIMEEHLSWRECNAQSHWLWISSRGGRIHKDDPGRIIAKNALALGLHQHGGPLEQRLTCHCFRHFFTTELFRAGMDPQYIKWLRGDSLQKEAWQIYNHIDPEHVREEYEKCIPKLFL, from the coding sequence TTGGATTATTTAAAAGAGTTCGCTATTGATTGCGATATTAGAGGATTTCACAAACACACAACAACAACATATGCAAGCCATCTAAAAGATTTCCTTGAGATAATAGATGACCCTATTTCTATAGATCAGAGCGAATTACGAGCGCATCTTGCCGCACTGCAGAAGAGAAACTACAAAGCAAGTACATACAACTCATATTATGCAGCATTGAACACGTTCTACGATTTCTTAATATTTGAAAAACTGATAAGGAAGAACCCTATACCGGAATTCAGGAAAAGATATCTAAGCCACGTGATGAAGATCTCCCAGGGAGAAAAGAGACAGATCATTTCAGTGCAGGACATGAAGGATCTTTTACACCAGGCCAATGATCTTCAGGAACGAGCTCTAATAACAACACTAGCAAAGACCGGACTTAGAAGAGGGGAACTTCTGGACCTTCAGGCCAAGGACATTGACCTAGATAAACAAGAGATCAGACTGAAGGACAAAGCGAAGAGATCCAGAACAGTTGTATTCATGGATGAGGAACTAAGCAAAATCATGGAAGAGCATTTGTCCTGGAGAGAATGCAATGCACAATCACACTGGTTGTGGATATCTTCAAGAGGTGGGAGGATCCACAAAGATGATCCAGGAAGGATTATAGCCAAAAATGCATTGGCACTGGGTCTGCATCAGCACGGAGGCCCACTTGAACAACGACTAACCTGTCATTGTTTCAGGCACTTTTTTACAACAGAATTATTCAGAGCTGGCATGGATCCCCAATATATCAAATGGTTGAGAGGAGACTCCCTGCAGAAAGAAGCCTGGCAGATCTACAACCACATAGATCCGGAACATGTAAGAGAAGAATACGAGAAATGTATTCCGAAATTATTCCTGTAA
- a CDS encoding proteasome-activating nucleotidase, whose product MNSDKVTREAEEVEDMDVQSILNENEVLKVQNETMKAKLLEANMMANKYLSEIEKLKEQLDHLTTPPLFIASVMEVDDDMVLLRQHGNNQEVMTRVPPGMEGIIEPGMRVSINAAFSIISTISKAADVRAQVMELINSPGIDYDMIGGLDDVLKEVIESVELPLTEPELFENIGIEPPSGVLMYGNPGTGKTLIAKAVASRANATFIRMSGSDLVQKFIGEGARLVKDVFQLAREKSPSILFIDEIDAVGGMRTHDGTTGSAEVNRTMLQLLAEMDGFDPSGNVKIIAATNRIDLLDPALLRPGRFDRIIEVPLPDEKAREEILKIHTRKMTLEKDLDLAKIANMTDGLSGADLNVIVKEAGMFVLRRRGDMITMKDLMDAFEKVVSEEEVNAPFGMFV is encoded by the coding sequence ATGAATTCCGACAAAGTAACCCGCGAAGCAGAAGAAGTTGAAGACATGGACGTCCAGTCGATACTCAACGAGAATGAGGTCCTGAAGGTCCAGAACGAAACTATGAAAGCAAAGCTCCTTGAAGCCAACATGATGGCTAACAAGTATCTTTCAGAAATAGAGAAACTGAAGGAGCAATTGGACCACCTCACCACACCACCACTGTTCATTGCCAGTGTCATGGAAGTGGATGACGACATGGTGCTTCTGAGGCAGCATGGCAACAACCAGGAGGTTATGACAAGAGTGCCACCTGGAATGGAAGGCATTATTGAGCCAGGCATGCGCGTGAGCATTAATGCAGCATTTTCCATCATATCCACGATCAGTAAGGCAGCAGACGTACGTGCCCAGGTCATGGAACTTATCAATTCACCAGGCATCGACTATGATATGATCGGCGGCCTTGACGATGTTCTCAAGGAAGTCATCGAATCAGTTGAACTTCCGCTGACCGAACCGGAACTTTTCGAGAACATAGGAATAGAACCACCAAGCGGAGTTCTCATGTACGGAAACCCGGGAACAGGTAAGACACTGATAGCAAAGGCAGTTGCATCAAGAGCAAATGCTACATTCATCCGCATGTCAGGTTCAGACCTTGTACAGAAGTTCATCGGAGAGGGCGCAAGACTTGTCAAGGATGTGTTCCAGCTGGCAAGGGAGAAGTCCCCGTCAATACTGTTCATCGATGAGATCGATGCAGTCGGAGGTATGCGTACCCACGACGGTACAACCGGCTCTGCAGAAGTGAACCGAACAATGTTGCAACTCCTGGCAGAGATGGACGGATTCGACCCCAGTGGTAATGTAAAGATAATTGCAGCAACCAACAGGATCGACCTGCTTGACCCGGCACTCCTGCGCCCTGGAAGGTTCGACCGTATAATCGAAGTACCACTTCCGGACGAGAAAGCAAGGGAAGAGATCCTGAAGATCCACACAAGGAAAATGACCCTCGAAAAAGACCTCGATCTCGCCAAGATCGCAAACATGACGGACGGCCTTAGTGGTGCTGACCTGAATGTGATAGTCAAGGAAGCAGGCATGTTCGTCCTGAGAAGAAGAGGCGACATGATAACCATGAAAGACCTCATGGATGCATTCGAAAAGGTCGTATCGGAAGAAGAAGTGAATGCACCATTCGGAATGTTCGTTTAA
- a CDS encoding BlaI/MecI/CopY family transcriptional regulator — MKIRIEIIDDEGKENTSIEFAGENVKERVIKFIDTLDEVQPRSTGSSSSNLQSEQKVQQLFSQQTSATTPKTIVSQPPQVVAPHYYPVSVMPVPQQAQPYYQPVQMPVQQAQQYPQYYLPVNQQTVNPGVNPVVNQPVCYQQPVQPQQANVSSGNIAPIRPVQAAMTEQQVPQVNNNAVPNAPLRDKVSNSKLTINERLELFLKYEHPRDWSTSQQIQENYERVYGEIKLSTVSTYLSRMYRKNLLERRGNRTQREYFYIGDREEVAAQATQQGYAPAWQMQRL; from the coding sequence ATGAAGATTCGGATCGAAATAATCGATGACGAAGGAAAAGAGAACACCAGTATTGAATTTGCTGGTGAGAATGTGAAAGAACGGGTTATCAAGTTTATTGATACTTTAGATGAGGTACAACCTCGTTCGACCGGTTCTTCATCCTCCAATCTGCAATCTGAACAGAAAGTTCAGCAACTTTTTTCACAACAAACTTCCGCGACAACTCCGAAAACGATTGTTTCACAACCTCCACAGGTTGTGGCACCACACTATTATCCTGTATCTGTGATGCCTGTTCCACAACAAGCACAGCCTTATTATCAGCCTGTGCAGATGCCGGTACAACAAGCTCAACAGTATCCACAGTACTATTTGCCTGTGAACCAGCAAACAGTAAATCCGGGTGTGAATCCTGTGGTGAACCAGCCGGTTTGCTATCAACAACCTGTACAACCACAGCAAGCGAATGTATCTTCTGGTAACATCGCTCCCATTCGTCCGGTTCAGGCTGCTATGACAGAACAACAGGTTCCACAGGTTAACAACAATGCTGTTCCTAACGCGCCACTTCGCGACAAGGTCAGTAATTCAAAGCTTACGATCAACGAAAGGCTTGAGCTTTTCCTGAAGTACGAGCATCCTCGCGATTGGTCCACTTCACAACAGATCCAGGAGAACTATGAACGTGTTTATGGTGAGATCAAGTTAAGCACAGTTTCTACCTATCTCTCCCGTATGTATCGCAAGAACCTTCTGGAACGTCGTGGTAACCGCACACAGCGTGAATATTTCTATATCGGTGACCGGGAAGAGGTTGCTGCCCAGGCAACACAACAAGGGTATGCTCCTGCTTGGCAGATGCAAAGGTTATGA
- the uvrB gene encoding excinuclease ABC subunit UvrB: protein MSSFKLVSEYDPKGDQPEAIRKLVEGLDKGLKHQVLLGVTGSGKTFTVANVIQKVQKPTLVIAHNKTLAAQLFSEFREFFPDNAVEYFVSYYDYYQPEAYLPTTDTYIEKDSSVNEEIDRLRLSATKSLIERRDVIVISSVSSIYNIGSPEEWRSMSVILRPGEQIERSDLFARLINIQYERNEMDYAKGTFRSKGDTVEVFPAQETHGIRIELFGDEIDRISSFDPLTGKTLGVVKEDNSIVIYPAKHFVMPQEEMVHALDSIEKELEDQVAKLESENRILEAQRLLQRTKFDMEMIRELGYCSGIENYSRHFDGRSPGDPPSSLLEFFPDDFLLVIDESHVTIPQIRGMHNGDRARKESLVNYGFRLPSAFDNRPLRYNEFHQKINQAIYVSATPADYELELSSAVVEQIIRPTGLVDPEVFVRPVENQIDDLIGEVNKVTERGWRTLVTTLTKRMAEDLTDYLLEMGVRVRYMHSDIDTLMRAEIIRDLRKGEFDVLVGINLLREGLDIPEVAFVAILDADKEGFLRSERSLIQTIGRASRNAEGYVILYADNMTGSMAGALKESSRRREMQIAYNKEHNIIPQTIRKALQKELVEAEYEEVKSEVLEVAEDLSDMELADMIIDLEAEMHSAAANLEFERAAALRDQIKELRSTYIL, encoded by the coding sequence ATGAGCAGTTTTAAGCTTGTATCTGAATATGATCCAAAAGGAGACCAGCCAGAAGCTATCAGGAAGCTGGTGGAAGGTTTGGACAAGGGGTTAAAACATCAGGTATTGTTGGGTGTGACCGGGTCCGGTAAGACATTCACAGTTGCAAATGTAATTCAGAAAGTGCAGAAGCCTACGCTTGTAATTGCTCATAACAAGACCCTTGCAGCTCAGTTGTTCTCGGAGTTCCGGGAGTTCTTCCCTGATAATGCTGTGGAATACTTTGTCAGTTATTATGATTACTATCAACCTGAGGCTTATCTTCCTACCACTGATACCTACATCGAAAAGGATTCCTCTGTGAATGAGGAGATCGACAGGTTGAGGCTTTCAGCCACAAAGTCCCTGATAGAACGCAGGGATGTTATTGTTATTTCCAGTGTTTCCAGTATTTACAACATCGGTTCTCCGGAAGAATGGAGGTCGATGTCTGTAATTTTGAGGCCTGGTGAACAGATCGAAAGGAGTGACCTGTTTGCACGTCTTATCAATATACAGTATGAGCGCAACGAAATGGACTATGCCAAAGGTACATTCCGTTCCAAAGGGGATACTGTGGAGGTGTTCCCTGCACAGGAAACCCATGGTATCCGTATAGAGCTGTTCGGGGATGAGATCGACCGGATATCTTCCTTTGATCCTCTGACCGGTAAGACGCTCGGGGTTGTGAAAGAGGATAACAGTATTGTCATCTATCCTGCAAAGCATTTTGTCATGCCTCAGGAAGAGATGGTGCATGCGCTGGACTCTATTGAGAAAGAGCTTGAGGACCAGGTCGCAAAGCTTGAGTCTGAGAACCGCATACTTGAAGCTCAGAGGCTGTTGCAGCGTACGAAATTCGATATGGAGATGATCCGTGAACTGGGATACTGCAGTGGTATCGAGAACTATTCCCGTCATTTCGATGGTAGGAGCCCGGGGGATCCACCGTCCTCTCTGCTTGAGTTCTTCCCTGACGATTTTCTTCTGGTGATCGATGAATCCCATGTGACCATCCCGCAGATAAGGGGGATGCATAATGGGGACCGGGCCAGGAAGGAATCCCTGGTCAACTATGGTTTCCGTTTACCTTCTGCTTTTGATAATAGACCTTTGAGGTACAATGAGTTCCACCAGAAGATAAACCAGGCGATATACGTGTCAGCCACTCCTGCAGACTATGAGCTTGAGCTCAGCAGTGCAGTCGTGGAGCAGATAATCAGGCCGACAGGTCTTGTGGACCCTGAAGTATTCGTGCGCCCTGTGGAGAACCAGATCGATGATCTTATCGGTGAGGTCAACAAGGTCACAGAACGCGGCTGGCGCACTCTTGTGACAACCCTTACCAAACGAATGGCTGAAGACCTGACCGACTACTTGCTGGAAATGGGGGTACGGGTGCGGTACATGCATTCGGACATTGACACTCTGATGCGGGCGGAGATCATCCGGGACTTAAGGAAAGGCGAGTTCGATGTTCTTGTCGGCATCAACCTTTTGAGGGAAGGTCTTGACATTCCTGAGGTTGCGTTTGTTGCGATCCTCGATGCGGACAAGGAGGGATTCCTGCGTTCTGAGAGGTCACTCATACAGACGATCGGTAGGGCATCCAGGAATGCGGAAGGTTATGTAATACTGTATGCTGACAATATGACTGGCTCAATGGCAGGCGCACTAAAGGAATCCAGTCGTAGGCGTGAGATGCAAATTGCGTATAACAAGGAGCATAACATAATCCCGCAGACCATCAGGAAGGCTTTACAGAAAGAGCTTGTAGAGGCAGAATATGAGGAAGTTAAGTCCGAGGTTCTTGAGGTTGCAGAGGATCTTTCCGACATGGAACTTGCTGATATGATCATTGACCTTGAGGCAGAGATGCACTCTGCGGCTGCAAATCTGGAATTTGAGAGGGCAGCGGCGCTAAGGGATCAGATCAAAGAACTTCGCAGCACATATATTTTATAA
- a CDS encoding bile acid:sodium symporter family protein codes for MIRKFTSLFPLWAIIFAIVAFMHPDVFSPYKDAITPLLGVVMFGMGVTLSAEDFLLVLKRPGAIVLGTAMQYILMPFIAFLLSYILHLPTEIMAGLVLLGCCPGGTASNVICYLAKGDVALSITLTSVSTVMAFILTPTLTWLYIGQAVPVEVGSMMMSIAKIVLIPVALGIIINTLFDRHIERFKHAFPALSVAAIAFIIAIIIALNNDNILTAGKMVIIAVALHNGFGFASGYFLSKAIGLDDKDARTLAIEVGMQNSGLSVALAVKYFSPLAALPGALFSIWHNIMGSALAAYWSSGKDKTDIEMLTDATQKRW; via the coding sequence ATGATAAGAAAATTCACCTCCCTTTTCCCTTTGTGGGCAATCATCTTCGCAATAGTAGCCTTTATGCACCCTGATGTTTTTTCCCCCTATAAGGATGCAATAACCCCATTACTCGGGGTCGTGATGTTTGGTATGGGAGTTACCCTCTCAGCAGAGGACTTCCTACTTGTGCTCAAAAGGCCGGGTGCAATTGTACTTGGAACTGCCATGCAGTATATACTGATGCCATTTATTGCATTTCTCCTATCATATATACTTCACCTTCCCACTGAGATCATGGCAGGGCTGGTACTGCTGGGTTGCTGCCCGGGAGGGACTGCTTCAAACGTCATCTGCTATCTTGCAAAAGGTGACGTGGCTCTTTCAATAACGCTTACATCCGTATCCACAGTAATGGCATTTATCCTGACTCCCACACTTACATGGCTCTACATTGGACAAGCAGTACCTGTCGAGGTTGGAAGCATGATGATGAGCATTGCAAAGATAGTGCTCATCCCGGTGGCACTTGGAATCATCATAAACACACTTTTCGACAGGCATATTGAAAGATTCAAACATGCATTTCCTGCACTATCCGTAGCTGCCATAGCATTTATCATTGCCATAATAATTGCCCTGAACAATGATAATATTCTCACTGCGGGAAAAATGGTGATAATCGCGGTGGCCCTTCACAATGGTTTTGGATTTGCCAGTGGGTATTTCCTTTCAAAAGCGATAGGGCTTGATGACAAAGATGCCAGAACATTGGCAATAGAAGTGGGCATGCAGAACTCAGGATTAAGTGTCGCACTTGCTGTAAAGTATTTCTCACCCCTGGCTGCCCTGCCTGGCGCTTTATTCAGCATCTGGCACAATATAATGGGCTCTGCGCTGGCTGCATACTGGTCATCTGGTAAAGACAAAACTGACATAGAGATGCTAACTGATGCTACCCAAAAACGATGGTGA
- the uvsE gene encoding UV DNA damage repair endonuclease UvsE — protein sequence MKLGYPCINRGIGCAANRKFRLSSYSEEKLINTVANNLDCMQRILKYNLRNNLLFFRISSDTVPFASHPICDFDWADYFSSKLLEIGRFIITNGMRISMHPDQFILLNSPDMDVTQRSISELEYHCKLLDSMGLGRSAKIQIHAGGVYKDRKRAVGRFVERYESLDETLRKRLVVENDDRLYSLRDCLLINELCGVPVIFDSFHHECLNNAEDFFSAVGSASATWCKGDGIPMIDYSCQQEGARKGKHATSIDVALFRDFLEEVRDFDLDIMLEIRDKEKSALKAIGIMNELGLV from the coding sequence ATGAAATTGGGTTATCCCTGTATTAACCGGGGCATTGGTTGTGCTGCAAACAGGAAATTCAGGCTTTCTTCATATTCTGAAGAGAAATTGATCAACACGGTAGCCAACAATCTGGATTGCATGCAGAGGATACTGAAATATAATCTCAGGAACAATCTTTTGTTCTTCAGGATAAGTTCTGATACTGTTCCCTTTGCTTCACACCCAATATGTGATTTCGACTGGGCAGATTATTTCAGTTCAAAGCTACTGGAAATCGGCCGGTTCATAATTACTAATGGCATGAGGATCTCCATGCATCCGGACCAGTTCATACTTCTTAACTCTCCTGATATGGATGTCACTCAAAGGTCTATCTCAGAACTTGAATACCACTGCAAACTTCTGGATTCCATGGGGCTTGGTAGAAGTGCAAAGATACAGATTCATGCCGGGGGTGTCTACAAGGACCGGAAACGGGCAGTTGGGCGGTTTGTTGAAAGATATGAGTCCCTCGATGAGACTCTGAGGAAAAGGCTTGTTGTCGAGAACGATGACCGGCTCTACAGCCTCAGGGATTGTCTCCTGATAAATGAACTATGCGGGGTGCCTGTTATTTTTGATAGCTTTCACCACGAATGTCTCAACAATGCTGAAGACTTTTTCAGTGCTGTGGGAAGTGCCTCTGCAACATGGTGTAAAGGGGATGGCATACCAATGATCGACTACAGCTGCCAGCAGGAAGGTGCAAGGAAAGGAAAGCATGCAACATCCATAGATGTTGCGCTTTTTCGGGATTTTCTTGAAGAGGTCAGGGATTTTGACCTTGACATAATGCTGGAGATTCGGGATAAGGAAAAGAGCGCATTAAAGGCTATTGGTATTATGAATGAACTAGGTCTGGTATGA
- a CDS encoding SOUL family heme-binding protein — protein MENKGAVFVIVATLLVLVAIWFLMGVRISMGTEQVNYTVIEELGGGVEIRQYEGNTFISADAGGSNSGFRILSGYIFGKNEQNTKIAMTAPVISRQDGDVMHMSFVLPEGYDSKNAPTPMDDDILIHDVPPRKLVAIKFSGYVTDSKIESHRAILEEKISENGLDTKGEVFLMRYNPPWVPPLIMKNELAVEIE, from the coding sequence ATGGAAAATAAGGGGGCAGTATTTGTGATAGTGGCAACATTGTTGGTACTTGTTGCAATCTGGTTCCTGATGGGGGTCAGGATATCTATGGGTACTGAACAGGTTAATTATACAGTGATCGAAGAGCTTGGCGGTGGTGTTGAGATAAGGCAGTATGAAGGGAATACTTTCATCTCTGCAGACGCAGGTGGCTCGAACTCTGGTTTCAGGATACTCTCCGGCTACATATTTGGAAAGAATGAACAAAATACAAAGATAGCGATGACAGCTCCTGTGATATCAAGGCAGGATGGGGATGTTATGCATATGTCCTTCGTGCTGCCGGAAGGTTATGATTCTAAAAATGCACCCACTCCTATGGATGACGATATTCTGATCCATGATGTGCCTCCAAGAAAACTTGTGGCGATCAAGTTCTCCGGCTATGTCACAGATTCTAAAATTGAATCGCACAGGGCCATACTTGAGGAAAAGATCTCCGAGAATGGCCTGGATACAAAAGGCGAGGTCTTCCTCATGAGGTACAATCCACCGTGGGTGCCACCTCTTATTATGAAGAATGAACTTGCAGTGGAGATCGAGTAA